The Suncus etruscus isolate mSunEtr1 chromosome 7, mSunEtr1.pri.cur, whole genome shotgun sequence genome includes a window with the following:
- the SUCO gene encoding SUN domain-containing ossification factor isoform X2 — MFIKYIKVELVSHFGSEHFCPLSLIRVFGTSMVEEYEEIADSQYHSERQELFDEDYDYPLDYSTGEDKSSKNLLGSATNAILNMVNIAANILGAKTEDLAEGNKSISENTTAASLLEVPGSTPVSSSVPGPEYIPPEEHGHGTESLITDTPKERPIVQLVQDEDEEANPSIVTLLGSGEQEDESSPWFESETQLFCSELPSVCCISSFSEYMYKWCSVQVAFYRQRSGTTPSKDRNVASAQLPELLPTESEAVSVLQPPCGDLDSKSREEEEERVVSGDLSVSQGDLSNHTGDAIELEPSHPQTFSPSLQLDVTPVISSSSKIEVSESVKPEMEQPLSQVIAQERDAEVANKTEKLENLSSIEKPTTIHETKKANEAVDILVKEAISATQTIAKIPETVVPSVVTAPVPDSEEGEPKANTVDTAVTKPVMAPALDSLPPEIRDEEQSLDDTLLRGFQRTATDFYAELQNSTDLGYANGNLVHGSNQKESVFMRLNNRIKALEVNMSLSGRYLEELSQRYRKQMEEMQKAFNKTIIKLQNTSRIAEEQDQRQTEAIQVLQAQLITMTQLVSNLSTTVAELKREVSDRQSYLVISLVLCVVLGLVLCMQRCRNTSQFDGDYISKLPKSNQYPSPKRCFSSYDDMNLKRRTSFPLIRSKSLQFTAKEVDPHDLYIVEPLKFSPEKKKKRCKYKTEKIETIKPVEPLHPIANGDLKGRKPFTNQRDFSNMGEVYHSSYKGPPSEGSSETSSQSEESYFCGISACTSLCNGQSQKTKTEKRALKRRRSKVQDQGKLIKTLIQTKSGSLPSLHDIIKGNKEITVGTFGVTAVSGHI, encoded by the exons ATGTTCATCAAGTACATAAAG GTGGAGTTGGTTTCACATTTTGGATCAGAACATTTTTGTCCGCTCAGCCTTAtaag GGTATTTGGTACAAGCATGGTGGAAGAATATGAAGAGATTGCAGATTCCCAGTATCACTCAGAACGCCAGGAACTATTTGATGAGGATTATG ATTATCCACTGGATTATAGTACTGGAGAGGATAAATCTTCAAAAAATCTTCTTGGATCTGCTACAA ATGCCATTCTAAATATGGTGAATATTGCTGCTAATATTCTGGGAGCAAAAACTGAAGACCTGGCAGAAG gaaataaaagtaTATCTGAGAACACAACTGCTGCATCTCTACTGGAAGTACCAGGCTCAACTCCTGTTTCCAGTTCTGTTCCAGGGCCTGA gtatataccccctgAAGAACATGGACATGGTACGGAGTCATTAATAACAGATACTCCAAAGGAGAGGCCCATTGTGCAGCTGGTTCAAGATGAAGATGAGGAGGCAAATCCATCCATAGTGACTCTTCTTGGCTCTGGTGAACAGGAGGATGAGTCTTCACCATGGTTTGAGTCAGAGACACAGCTGTTTTGCAGCGAACTGCCTTCAGTTTGTTGCATTTCCAGTTTTTCGGAATACATGTATAAGTGGTGTTCAGTTCAAGTTGCTTTTTATCGGCAGCGCAGTGGAACTACCCCAAGTAAAGACAGAAATGTTGCATCAGCTCAACTTCCAGAGCTGCTGCCCACGGAATCTGAAGCTGTTTCAGTATTGCAGCCTCCATGTGGAGATTTGGACAGTAAGagcagggaagaggaagaggaaagggtgGTTTCCGGTGATTTAAGTGTGAGCCAAGGTGATTTGAGTAATCACACTGGAGATGCTATTGAACTTGAACCAAGTCATCCTCAGACTTTTTCTCCGTCTCTTCAATTAGATGTTACTCCAGTAATAAGTTCTTCATCTAAAATAGAAGTATCAGAATCTGTTAAACCAGAGATGGAACAGCCACTATCACAGGTGATTGCCCAAGAAAGAGATGCTGAGGTCGCTAATAAGACAGAGAAGTTGGAAAATTTGAGTTCTATAGAAAAGCCAACTACGATCCATGAAACCAAAAAGGCAAATGAAGCAGTGGACATTCTTGTAAAAGAAGCCATAAGCGCCACACAGACGATCGCAAAGATACCAGAAACAGTGGTACCATCTGTAGTCACAGCCCCAGTGCCAGACAGTGAGGAAGGGGAACCCAAAGCCAACACAGTTGACACAGCTGTGACAAAGCCAGTGATGGCTCCTGCTTTGGACTCTTTGCCCCCTGAAATCAGAGATGAGGAGCAGTCTCTGGATGACACCCTCTTACGGGGCTTCCAGAGGACAGCTACAGATTTCTATGCCGAGCTGCAGAATTCTACTGACTTGGGATATGCTAATGGAAATCTTGTACACGGATCGAACCAAAAGGAGTCGGTATTTATGCGACTCAATAATCGTATCAAAGCCTTAGAAGTTAACATGTCTCTCAGTGGTCGCTATTTAGAGGAGCTTAGCCAGCG GTACagaaaacaaatggaagaaaTGCAGAAGGCtttcaataaaacaataataaagctTCAGAATACTTCAAGAATAGCAGAGGAACAG GATCAGCGACAAACCGAAGCCATTCAGGTGCTCCAGGCACAACTCATCACCATGACCCAGCTGGTTTCAAATTTGTCGACAACTGTAGCAGAACTGAAACGAGAG GTTTCAGATCGACAGAGCTATCTTGTCATATCGTTGGTTCTCTGTGTTGTCTTGGGACTAGTACTTTGTATGCAGCGTTGTCGAAATACCTCTCAATTTGATGGAGATTATATTTCAAAGCTTCCCAAAAGTAATCAGTATCCAAGCCCTAAAAG GTGTTTTTCTTCCTATGATGATATGAATTTGAAAAGGAGAACTTCATTCCCACTCATCAGATCCAAGTCTCTACAATTCACTgctaaagaag taGATCCACATGATTTGTACATCGTAGAACCCCTCAAGTTTTCTCcagaaaaaaag AAGAAACGCTGCAAGTACAAAACTGAAAAGATCGAGACCATAAAGCCAGTAGAGCCACTGCACCCCATCGCCAATGGAGATCTAAAAGGAAGGAAACCCTTCACAAACCAGAGAGACTTTTCTAATATGGGGGAAGTGTATCACTCTTCATATAAAGGCCCACCTTCAGAGGGAAGCTCAGAAACTTCGTCACAGTCAGAGGAATCTTATTTTTGTGGCATTTCAGCTTGCACAAGTTTGTGCAACGGACagtcccaaaagacaaaaactgaGAAGAGGGCTTTAAAACGAAGGCGGTCTAAAGTCCAAGACCAGGGAAAATTGATAAAAACTCTTATACAGACTAAGTCAGGGTCATTGCCAAGCCTGCACGACATAATCAAAGGAAATAAGGAGATCACTGTGGGTACATTTGGGGTCACTGCCGTTTCAGGACACATCTGA